Proteins co-encoded in one Glandiceps talaboti chromosome 22, keGlaTala1.1, whole genome shotgun sequence genomic window:
- the LOC144452444 gene encoding uncharacterized protein LOC144452444 — protein sequence MDRGFSHLVHQDPVSLRQQLLANEADIRMLQALKQEVETRELNQLMHQIDSTLGHERGRYGGRDYELDDPYFEPRSAAAFHRDRSPHDRWSRHREDEIYQGYEDYYRDDEYSRNRWHPRDDYPYDRQPGFSPRGRSGRGRGQEGRRSLPGNQRDRGRGRDKRFSGRPDSTVTRRPQQTRGGGSGGGGGGGGGGGGGAAKEGGGGASDRQQRDSKRMFYCKPCDIEKMGTQSYFSHILTSRHKNKVKLLPKHKEEDKKVISEYPKGQDYLVQAFQCSVCNWVGYNPHRALNSHCKSRSHYIAVKRHLYNMEKDKREKKDDGDVVMDTENNDKKDEETKDNDGEVETVEIKEEDKSEDIEKSEDIEKSEDIEKEESETAEGEKTTDAETEKDKSEDIVDKCEDIEKQESETVEGEKTTDAETEKDDEEKKQSDENQATETEAVTKTELMEAMEN from the exons ATGGATCGAGGGTTTTCACACCTTGTACATCAAGACCCTGTCAGTCTGCGTCAACAGTTGTTGGCTAATGAGGCTGACATTCGGATGTTACAAGCTCTGAAACAGGAGGTTGAAACAAGAGAATTGAACCAGCTCATGCATCAAATAGATAGCACACTTGGACATGAAAGAGGTCGGTATGGTGGTCGAGACTATGAGTTAGATGACCCATACTTTGAACCTAGAAGTGCTGCAGCTTTTCACCGAGACAGATCACCACATGACAGATGGTCCAGACATCGGGAAGATGAAATCTATCAGGGCTATGAAGATTACTATAGAGATGATGAGTATTCCAGAAACAGATGGCATCCAAGAGATGATTATCCT TATGACAGACAGCCAGGATTTTCACCTAGAGGTCGATCCGGGAGAGGGCGAGGTCAAGAAGGTAGGAGATCATTACCAGGCAACCAGAGAGACCGTGGCAGGGGTAGAGATAAAAGATTTAGTGGTAGACCAGATAGCACAGTCACAAGAAGACCTCAGCAAACCAGAGGAGGAGGaagtggaggtggtggtggtggtggtggtggtggtggtgggggagCAGCTAAGGAAGGAGGAGGAGGTGCAAGTGACAGACAACAACGTGATAGTAAGAGG ATGTTTTATTGTAAACCTTGTGACATAGAAAAGATGGGAACACAG TCCTACTTCAGTCATATTCTAACCAGCAGACACAAAAATAAAGTGAAGCTCTTACCCAAACACAAAGAGGAGGACAAGAAGGTCATATCAGAGTACCCAAAAG GACAAGACTACTTGGTGCAGGCCTTCCAGTGTTCAGTCTGTAATTGGGTTGGATACAATCCACACCGGGCATTGAATAGCCATTGTAAATCAAGATCACACTACATAGCAGTCAAG AGACATCTTTACAATATGGAGAAAGACAAGAGGGAGAAAAAAGATGACGGTGATGTAGTCATGGATACCGAGAACAATGATAAAAAGGATGAAGAAACAAAAGACAATGATGGAGAAGTGGAAACTGTTGAAATAAAGGAGGAAGATAAAAGTGAAGACATAGAGAAAAGTGAAGACATAGAGAAAAGTGAAGACATAGAGAAAGAAGAGAGTGAGACTGCCGAAGGTGAAAAGACTACTGATGCAGAAACTGAGAAAGATAAAAGTGAAGACATAGTAGATAAATGTGAAGACATAGAGAAACAAGAGAGTGAGACTGTCGAAGGTGAAAAAACTACTGACGCAGAAACTGAGAAAGATGATGAAGAGAAAAAACAAAGTGATGAAAACCAAGCAACAGAAACGGAAGCAGTGACAAAAACGGAACTAATGGAAGCAATGGAAAACTGA
- the LOC144452110 gene encoding zinc finger CCHC domain-containing protein 7-like codes for MYAGYDAVEDYELDIYGLGSESGSESDDNIENELYQQIHYAQEGQTSQDQSQDQDHVRTEYTFSESTTKTEKDCKDLALKTTQNKETKDREDSIVASKTAPKKRILETISLITSDSDSVTCIADFPAKKVKLDSPQEDKSKTDGMKINTTSSKKRKTVEVTENQSEEETDDMSVIWLSDSSNESEPEWTLIDTLDNTDDKDLLTNLVGVRSQRESQEHDTETGTPSNEVWNISSEDLVNDIQNSEGRSRPIRPRRYYASKSSIRCFNCGNNGHMSSNCPNPKKADICYLCAEKGHRGTRCPKQVCWQCREIGHPRRFCWQKGSVRCTRCQRDGHLTKDCPDRWRQFHATTNANMIKSILLPTNKRVFCYNCAKKGHFGHECVKNRMEKQLVPTIPFVIKYDAWRDIENRFDQLRKHMNLEKNQERDRRRNTHIMFQDDVEEEETYRKKRKKSDSEFYKKDKKRSKYDKKSQLKTEKVKNKEKKKNRDTPTPKKNKKKKNKNNYELQNYSDNDDGTYKKSYRKKGRQKNNFHDNKFKHNQMSKEKFTAPHKITVHVKNNFYNKKHHSNVSYEDDYFPRSKISKVNNSHGWRKGHEKEEYQKSKAKKMKKWKGGNDTKVFVSKRGFHKSGYY; via the exons ATGTATGCAGGCTACGACGCAGTTGAAGACTACGAACTGGACATTTACGGTCTGGGCAGTGAAAGTGGAAGTGAATCAGATGACaacattgaaaatgaactcTATCAACAAATACATTATGCTCAGGAAGGGCAGACCAGTCAAGATCAAAGCCAAGATCAAGATCATGTAAGAACAGAGTACACTTTCAGTGAGTCAACAACGAAAACAGAAAAGGATTGTAAAGACTTGGCCTTGAAAACTACACAGAATAAAGAGACAAAAGATAGAGAAGACAGCATTGTTGCCTCCAAAACTGCCCCTAAAAAGAGAATTTTGGAGACTATTTCTTTAATTACATCAGATTCAGACTCTGTTACATGTATAGCAGATTTTCCAGCAAAGAAAGTGAAATTAGACAGCCCTCAAGAAGACAAGTCTAAAACAGATGGAATGAAAATTAACACTACGAGTTCAAAAAAGAGGAAGACAGTCGAGGTTACAGAGAACCAATCAGAGGAGGAAACTGACGACATGTCGGTGATATGGCTATCAGATTCCAGCAATGAGAGTGAGCCAGAATGGACGTTGATTGACACCTTGGATAATACTGATGATAAAGATCTACTCACTAATCTTGTTGGTGTACGAAGTCAGAGAGAAAGCCAGGAACATGACACAGAAACTGGAACACCATCGAATGAAGTGTGGAACATCAGTTCTGAAGATTTAGTG AATGACATACAAAACAGTGAAGGCAGAAGTAGACCTATCAGACCAAGACGATACTATGCATCTAAATCATCCATAAGGTGTTTTAATTGTGGCAATAATGGTCACATGTCCAGTAATTGTCCAAACCCAAAG AAAGCTGATATCTGTTATCTGTGTGCAGAGAAGGGTCATCGCGGTACAAGATGTCCAAAACAAGTTTGTTGGCAATGTAGGGAAATAGGTCATCCCAGGAGATTTTGTTGGCAGAAAGGTTCTGTCCGGTGTACGCGGTGTCAACGAGATGGTCACCTGACTAAA GACTGTCCAGATAGATGGAGACAGTTTCATGCCACA ACAAATGCCAACATGATCAAAAGTATACTGCTGCCTACTAATAAAAGGGTGTTTTGTTAtaattgtgctaaaaagggACATTTTGGACAT GAATGTGTGAAGAACAGAATGGAAAAACAGTTAGTCCCTACCATTCCATTTGTCATTAAATATGATGCCTGGAGAGACATTGAAAATAGATTTGATCAACTCAGGAAACATATGAACTTGGAAAAAAACCAGGAAAGAGATCGACGACGGAATACTCATATTATGTTTCAAGATGATGTAGAAGAGGAAGAAACATacagaaagaaaaggaaaaaaagtg ATTCTGAATTTTATAAGAAAGACAAGAAGAGAAGCAAGTATGACAAAAAATCTCAACTGAAAACAGAGAAAGTCAAGAACAAGGAGAAGAAAAAGAACAGAGATACTCCAACTCCaaagaagaacaagaagaagaagaataaaaacaattat GAACTTCAGAACTATTCAGACAATGATGATGGTACCTACAAGAAGTCATATCGAAAAAAGGGCAGGCAAAAGAAcaatttccatgacaacaaattCAAGCATAATCAGATGTCAAAAGAGAAGTTTACAGCACCTCACAAGATAACTGTTCACGTTAAGAATAATTTCTATAACAAAAAACACCACAGTAATGTTAGTTATGAG GATGACTATTTTCCACGGAGTAAAATCTCAAAAGTAAATAATTCCCATGGATGGAGAAAGGGTCATGAAAAGGAAGAATATCAGAAATCAAAAG CCAAAAAGATGAAGAAGTGGAAAGGTGGAAATGACACTAAAGTATTTGTGTCCAAGAGAGGCTTCCATAAAAGTGGTTATTACTAA